The genomic window TCTATATGCCGAAAATCACTGGCTCCTATATGCCGCAAAGTGACACCGCAAGAATGCACGACGACCGAACTGTTCGTCGCCGGCAAGCGCCAGGCATTTCGTCATCTCAATGACTGGACCCAGCAGATCGAACCCGAATCCGATGAAGCACTGGATCTAGCGCACATCGAGCAGTTCTCCGCATTCACGCCGCGCGAGCGTATTGCCGACAACGGTAGCGCCAAGGATCGTTTTTTCGAAGTGGGCATCCACCTGCTGCCTGAAGAAAACCGTCTGTTCGTCCAGCAGGCCTTCGTGAAATACGCTAAAGAGGTGAGCGTCAAGGTTCACAGTGAACTTGGCTTCACAGCAGGCAACCTGTGGTTCGTGCCTGTCGAAGGCAAGCACGATCGCATCGAACAACTTGCCGAATTCGTCTTCGTGCGCGTCATCCGTCCGGTACCCAAGCTGCGCGGTATGCGGCCGGTGCACCGCACAGGCGAGGTGACTGTCAGTTGCAATCTGCCGACCGAGCAGCCGCTGTCGTCAGAGCCCAAGGTCGCCATCCTTGACGGCGGCCTTCCCAAACAACACGCGATCGGTCCCTGGTTGCGCTCATACCGCGTCCTGGACGAAGACGCGCAAGACGATCCGGCGGGTCCGGAGCATGGCTTGGCGGTCAGCTCCGCCTTCCTGTTTGGCCCCATCCAACCTAACGGCACCGCTTCCCGCCCGTTCGCATACGTTGATCACCTGCGCGTACTCGACAAAGGCGCTGACAAGGAAGACCCGCTGGAGTTGTACCGTACCCTGGGCTTCGTCGAACAGGTCCTGCTCTCACGGCAATACCAGTTCATCAACCTCAGTCTCGGCCCTGACCTGCCGATCGAGGACACCGACGTACATGCCTGGACGTCGGTCATCGACGATCTGCTGAGTGACGGAGACACCTTGATGACCGTGGCCATCGGTAACAACGGCCAGATGGACCGCACCTCCGGCAATGCCCGCGTGCAGGTGCCTTCGGACTGTGTCAATGCGCTGGCCGTCGGTGCTACCAACGACACCGGAGCAAGCTGGGCGCGCGCGCCATACAGTGCAGTTGGCCCCGGCCGCAGCCCTGGCGTCATCAAGCCCGATCTGATGGCATTCGGCGGCAATGCCGGTAACTATTTCCATGTGCTGTCACCGGGCAAGAAGGCGACACTCTCGCCGCAGTTGGGCACCAGCTTCGCTTCCCCGTATCTGCTGCGCAGCGCAGTCGGCATTCGCGCAATCCTGGGTGCTGAATTGTCGCCGCTGGCGATCAAAGCGCTGTTGGTCCACGCCGCTGACACTGCAACGCACGATAAGCTTGAGGTGGGCTGGGGTAAGGTGCCGGAGGACTTGATGAGCATCATCACCTGCCCTGAAGGTGTCGCCCGTATCGTTTACCAAGGAGAGCTGAAGCCGGGCAAATACCTGCGCGCCTCGCTGCCACTGCCCGCCGGGGGCCTGACGGGCAACATCTGCCTCAAGGCAACTTTTTGCTACGCCTCCCCGACAGATCCGCAGGACGCCGCCGCGTACACGCGCGCAGGCCTGGAAGTCGTTTTCCGGCCCAGTGACGAAAAGATCAAGGACGGCAAAGCGAACGCCGACACGAAGAGCTTCTTTGACATGAAGAAGTACGCGACTGAAGAGGAGCGGCGGTCCGATATGG from Rhodoferax potami includes these protein-coding regions:
- a CDS encoding S8 family peptidase: MTPQECTTTELFVAGKRQAFRHLNDWTQQIEPESDEALDLAHIEQFSAFTPRERIADNGSAKDRFFEVGIHLLPEENRLFVQQAFVKYAKEVSVKVHSELGFTAGNLWFVPVEGKHDRIEQLAEFVFVRVIRPVPKLRGMRPVHRTGEVTVSCNLPTEQPLSSEPKVAILDGGLPKQHAIGPWLRSYRVLDEDAQDDPAGPEHGLAVSSAFLFGPIQPNGTASRPFAYVDHLRVLDKGADKEDPLELYRTLGFVEQVLLSRQYQFINLSLGPDLPIEDTDVHAWTSVIDDLLSDGDTLMTVAIGNNGQMDRTSGNARVQVPSDCVNALAVGATNDTGASWARAPYSAVGPGRSPGVIKPDLMAFGGNAGNYFHVLSPGKKATLSPQLGTSFASPYLLRSAVGIRAILGAELSPLAIKALLVHAADTATHDKLEVGWGKVPEDLMSIITCPEGVARIVYQGELKPGKYLRASLPLPAGGLTGNICLKATFCYASPTDPQDAAAYTRAGLEVVFRPSDEKIKDGKANADTKSFFDMKKYATEEERRSDMGKWETVLHSAKKMRGSTLKNPVFDIHYNAREAGHKANGAEKIRYALIITVEAPKHADLYNEILRAYAKTLVPIQPQVSLPIRIR